In one window of Campylobacter coli DNA:
- a CDS encoding alkylphosphonate utilization protein produces MPKDANGTELNAGDSVSVIKDLKVKGASTTLKRGTTIKNIKLTSKEGEIEAKVDKFGVIVLKTEFLKKI; encoded by the coding sequence ATGCCTAAAGATGCAAATGGAACAGAATTAAATGCTGGAGATAGCGTAAGTGTGATAAAAGATTTAAAAGTTAAAGGTGCTAGCACTACTTTAAAACGCGGAACAACGATAAAAAATATCAAACTTACTTCTAAAGAAGGTGAAATTGAAGCTAAAGTAGATAAATTTGGCGTTATTGTGCTAAAGACTGAATTTTTAAAGAAAATTTAG
- a CDS encoding TerC family protein — MFEWVFSAEMWIALATLIGLEIVLGIDNIIFIAILVGRLPKEKRQRARIFGLSLAMITRLLLLLSLFWIMKLTTPLFSVFSQEISGRDIILILGGLFLIAKSTLEIHHDIDNAGEKSDEEVLKEGAKRGFFSILIQIAVLDIVFSLDSVITAVGMVNNIEIMMIAVIVAVFVMMLASKSISNFVDDNPTIKILALAFLILVGVTLVAEGLDFHISKTYVYFAMAFSLGVESINIYIKKKRLAQEKS, encoded by the coding sequence ATGTTCGAGTGGGTTTTTAGTGCTGAAATGTGGATCGCTCTAGCAACTTTGATTGGCTTAGAGATTGTTTTGGGGATAGATAATATCATTTTTATCGCTATTTTGGTAGGAAGACTCCCTAAAGAAAAAAGACAAAGGGCAAGAATTTTTGGTTTGAGCTTGGCGATGATTACGCGTTTGTTATTGCTCCTTTCTTTATTTTGGATTATGAAACTTACAACCCCGCTTTTTAGCGTATTTTCACAAGAAATTTCAGGAAGAGATATTATTTTGATCTTAGGTGGATTATTTTTGATAGCAAAATCTACACTTGAAATTCATCATGATATTGATAATGCTGGAGAAAAAAGTGATGAAGAGGTTTTAAAAGAGGGAGCTAAAAGAGGATTTTTTAGCATATTGATACAAATTGCTGTTTTAGACATCGTTTTCTCTCTTGATTCGGTTATTACTGCTGTGGGTATGGTTAATAATATAGAAATTATGATGATTGCAGTGATTGTAGCTGTTTTTGTAATGATGCTTGCAAGCAAAAGTATCTCAAATTTCGTTGATGATAATCCAACGATTAAGATTTTAGCCCTAGCATTTTTGATTTTAGTTGGCGTAACTTTAGTTGCCGAAGGTTTGGATTTTCATATTTCAAAAACTTATGTATATTTTGCTATGGCTTTTTCTTTGGGTGTAGAATCCATCAATATCTATATCAAAAAGAAGCGCTTAGCTCAAGAAAAATCTTAG
- a CDS encoding MFS transporter: protein MLKILIIFCATLTLSIVYAPQPIAPLLSNYFHVNLHQISWIISVTLIPLAIAPLVYGYLLEIFSLKKILVVSLFLCSIFGIIGNLNDNFYFFLFLRFLQALCIPAILTALLTLLSRLESDNIQKNIAIYVGATTFGGFVGRVFGSFLSDLFSWHFALNFFSILMMVCAFLFLFFKEHPISLNTQTSLRDFLPFIKELRFMVILFCVFTIFFSFQSIVSFLPFHLKESIKDITQTQIGLVYLGFLTGVISSLLIGKTIEILGSKIRTAIFGFLVFITGCFCMIVGNFYFAFFAMFVFCSGMFISHCIFSGILNSIADKKGLANGIYLTFYYSGGALGSVLPSFYYESFGWEFLCIFTAFLLFIALIIFGKFRHFYK, encoded by the coding sequence ATGCTTAAAATTCTGATTATTTTTTGTGCTACATTAACCCTATCTATTGTCTATGCTCCACAACCTATAGCACCCTTATTGTCTAATTATTTTCATGTAAATTTGCACCAAATTTCTTGGATAATCAGTGTTACGCTTATTCCCTTAGCAATCGCACCTTTGGTTTATGGTTATTTACTTGAAATTTTTTCCTTAAAGAAAATTCTTGTTGTTTCTTTATTTTTATGTTCTATTTTTGGTATTATTGGAAACTTAAACGATAATTTTTATTTTTTTCTATTTCTTAGATTTTTACAAGCTCTTTGTATACCTGCTATACTGACAGCACTTCTTACCTTGCTTAGTCGTTTAGAAAGCGACAATATACAAAAAAACATAGCCATTTATGTAGGTGCTACAACTTTTGGTGGTTTTGTTGGGAGGGTTTTTGGAAGTTTTTTGAGCGATCTTTTTTCTTGGCATTTTGCCTTAAATTTTTTTAGTATTTTAATGATGGTTTGTGCTTTTTTATTTTTATTTTTTAAAGAGCATCCTATAAGCTTAAACACTCAAACTTCCTTGAGGGATTTTTTACCCTTTATCAAAGAACTTAGATTTATGGTGATATTATTTTGTGTTTTTACTATCTTTTTCTCTTTTCAAAGCATAGTAAGTTTTTTACCTTTTCATCTTAAAGAAAGTATAAAAGATATCACTCAAACACAAATTGGACTTGTTTATTTGGGATTTTTAACCGGAGTAATAAGCTCACTACTTATAGGTAAAACCATAGAAATTTTAGGCTCAAAAATTCGCACAGCTATATTTGGATTTTTAGTTTTTATAACGGGTTGTTTTTGTATGATAGTAGGGAATTTTTATTTTGCCTTTTTTGCTATGTTTGTATTTTGTAGCGGAATGTTTATAAGTCATTGTATATTTTCAGGGATTTTAAATTCGATCGCGGATAAAAAAGGCTTAGCCAATGGAATTTATTTAACATTTTATTATAGTGGGGGCGCTTTGGGTTCTGTATTGCCAAGTTTTTATTATGAAAGTTTTGGCTGGGAATTTTTATGTATTTTCACAGCCTTTTTACTTTTCATCGCTTTGATAATTTTTGGCAAATTTAGACATTTTTATAAATGA
- the purN gene encoding phosphoribosylglycinamide formyltransferase, with the protein MLVKLAVLFSGNGSNLQNILEKLHKKTIGKNTYEVVLCLCNKKDAYGIQRAKNFGLESVIIEHKDYKNREEFDEILVKKIKESGADLTILAGFMRILSPVFTKNIKAINLHPSLLPLFKGAHAIKESYESDMKVAGVSVHWVNEELDGGKIIAQKAFEKQNLTFEEFEAKIHALEHEILPLSVVEIFENCH; encoded by the coding sequence ATGCTTGTAAAATTAGCGGTACTTTTTAGTGGAAATGGAAGTAATTTACAAAATATCTTAGAAAAACTTCATAAAAAAACTATAGGTAAAAACACCTATGAAGTCGTGCTTTGTCTTTGCAATAAAAAAGATGCTTATGGGATACAAAGAGCTAAAAACTTTGGCCTTGAAAGCGTGATTATCGAACACAAAGATTATAAAAACAGAGAAGAATTTGATGAAATTTTGGTAAAAAAAATCAAAGAAAGCGGAGCAGATCTTACTATCTTAGCTGGATTTATGCGAATTTTAAGCCCTGTTTTTACAAAAAATATCAAAGCAATTAATCTTCATCCATCTTTACTACCCCTTTTTAAAGGAGCTCATGCTATCAAAGAAAGCTATGAAAGCGATATGAAAGTAGCTGGAGTGAGTGTGCATTGGGTAAATGAAGAATTAGATGGAGGGAAAATCATCGCTCAAAAGGCTTTTGAAAAACAAAATTTAACCTTTGAAGAATTTGAAGCAAAAATTCACGCCCTAGAGCATGAAATTTTACCCTTAAGCGTAGTAGAAATTTTTGAAAATTGTCATTAA
- a CDS encoding hemolysin family protein, translating to MDPSQVLDLNQTLPTASFDAGYSILMVVIALALVLLNGFFVLSEFSIVKVRRSKLEEMVKEKKVGAKKALEVTSRLDTYLSACQLGITLSSLALGWIGEPAIAKMLEIPLANLGFNGVIIHTIAFIIAFSIITLLHVVLGELVPKSIAIAIADKAVLWVARPLHWFWILFLPCIKIFDFLAAMTLKLFGIKPAKESELTHSEEEIKIIASESQKGGVLDEFETEIIRNAVDFSDTVAKEVMTPRKDMICLNKQKTYAENMQIICDHKHTRFPYIDGSKDTILGMIHIRDIVQNELSDKSENLDTFVKPLILVPENISISKVLVMMNKERSHTALVIDEYGGTAGILTMEDIMEEIIGEIKSENEEDSYKKLAENIYEFQGRCDIETVEEMLLISYDEDLEQVTIGGYVFNLLGRLPVAGDRIEDELCYYEVKKMDGNSIERVKVVKKTNKDEE from the coding sequence TTGGACCCCAGTCAGGTTTTAGATTTAAACCAAACTTTACCTACAGCGTCTTTTGATGCAGGATATTCTATACTTATGGTTGTCATTGCACTAGCTTTAGTGCTTTTAAATGGCTTTTTCGTTTTGTCTGAATTTAGTATTGTTAAAGTGCGTCGTTCAAAACTTGAAGAAATGGTTAAGGAAAAAAAAGTAGGTGCTAAAAAAGCACTAGAAGTTACTTCAAGACTTGACACCTATCTTAGTGCTTGTCAGCTAGGAATTACTTTAAGTTCGCTAGCCCTTGGTTGGATAGGTGAGCCTGCTATAGCAAAAATGTTGGAAATTCCTCTTGCAAATCTTGGATTTAATGGAGTTATTATCCATACTATAGCTTTTATTATCGCCTTTAGTATTATCACTCTTTTGCATGTGGTTTTAGGCGAGCTTGTTCCAAAAAGCATTGCAATTGCTATTGCAGATAAAGCTGTGCTTTGGGTAGCAAGGCCTCTTCATTGGTTTTGGATACTTTTCTTGCCTTGTATTAAAATTTTTGATTTTCTTGCGGCTATGACTTTGAAGCTTTTTGGTATCAAGCCTGCCAAAGAAAGCGAGTTAACTCATAGTGAAGAAGAGATTAAAATCATAGCAAGCGAAAGCCAAAAAGGCGGTGTTTTAGATGAATTTGAAACTGAAATTATCCGCAATGCGGTTGATTTTTCAGATACTGTTGCAAAAGAAGTGATGACACCTCGTAAAGATATGATTTGTCTAAATAAACAAAAAACTTATGCTGAAAATATGCAAATCATTTGCGATCATAAGCATACGCGTTTTCCATATATAGATGGTTCTAAAGATACTATTTTAGGTATGATACATATACGCGATATAGTACAAAATGAGCTTAGTGATAAGAGTGAAAATTTAGATACTTTTGTTAAGCCTTTGATTTTAGTTCCTGAAAATATTAGCATTTCAAAAGTTCTTGTGATGATGAATAAAGAGCGTTCTCACACTGCACTTGTGATTGATGAATACGGTGGAACAGCTGGAATTTTAACCATGGAAGATATCATGGAAGAAATTATCGGTGAGATTAAAAGTGAAAATGAGGAAGACAGCTATAAAAAACTTGCTGAAAATATCTATGAATTCCAAGGTCGTTGCGATATAGAAACCGTTGAAGAAATGCTTTTGATAAGCTATGATGAGGATTTAGAGCAAGTAACGATAGGTGGCTATGTGTTTAATCTTCTAGGACGCTTGCCCGTAGCGGGTGATCGCATTGAAGATGAGCTTTGTTACTATGAAGTTAAAAAAATGGATGGTAATTCTATAGAGCGTGTTAAGGTGGTTAAAAAAACCAACAAAGATGAAGAATAA
- a CDS encoding metallophosphoesterase, with the protein MRILLILRGNYYAGQEEFIKENRLKDYTLDLNSLRLLSGSVSKIVSKYKNLNLKNDEELYKILLQFLEMRMQKGEFCIINAYNETLKVYKELAKQYRYNVYVIDFKSSLEECLEKNEQKAKERGYIVSQSLLKKTHHLLERIPKKYTILNPNDWKKCLYQMPNLSKYRKIHHIGDIQGCFSVLKEYLQELKDDECYIFLGDYIDRGIENGKVLKFLLKICERENVYLLEGNHERHLIKWANGELSSSKEFNENTLKDFRKEKLTPRDARKFYPYLKECLYYKFHEKQVFCSHGGVNFLPSKAYQISFMPSYDFIYGVGNYEESQKVASQFCEFTKDNVYQIFGHRNRTKLPMQIEKRVFLCEGKVDDGGHLRIVTLDKKGFECIELKNKVYRKK; encoded by the coding sequence TTGCGTATTTTACTTATTTTAAGGGGGAATTACTACGCAGGACAAGAAGAATTTATCAAAGAAAATCGCTTAAAAGATTACACTCTTGATCTAAATTCTTTGCGTTTGCTTTCAGGAAGTGTAAGTAAAATCGTAAGTAAATATAAAAATTTAAATCTAAAAAATGATGAAGAATTATATAAAATTTTACTTCAATTTTTAGAAATGCGTATGCAAAAAGGTGAATTTTGCATCATTAACGCTTATAATGAAACCCTTAAGGTTTACAAAGAGCTAGCTAAACAATATCGCTATAATGTTTATGTTATAGATTTTAAAAGCTCTTTAGAAGAATGTCTTGAAAAAAATGAACAAAAAGCCAAAGAGCGTGGCTATATAGTCTCACAATCACTTTTAAAAAAAACCCATCACCTGCTTGAAAGAATTCCTAAAAAATATACGATTTTAAATCCTAATGATTGGAAAAAATGCCTTTATCAAATGCCTAATCTTAGTAAGTATAGGAAAATTCACCACATAGGTGATATTCAAGGCTGCTTTAGCGTCTTAAAAGAATATCTACAAGAGCTCAAAGATGATGAATGCTATATCTTTTTAGGGGATTATATCGATAGAGGCATAGAAAATGGCAAGGTCTTAAAATTCTTGCTTAAAATTTGCGAAAGAGAGAATGTATATTTACTTGAAGGAAATCACGAAAGACATTTGATAAAATGGGCCAATGGAGAACTATCAAGCTCTAAAGAATTTAACGAAAATACACTCAAAGATTTTAGAAAAGAAAAACTCACGCCTAGGGATGCTAGAAAATTCTATCCTTACTTAAAAGAATGTCTGTATTATAAATTTCATGAAAAACAAGTTTTTTGCTCGCATGGCGGGGTAAATTTTTTACCTTCTAAGGCTTATCAAATAAGCTTTATGCCAAGTTATGATTTTATTTATGGCGTAGGAAATTATGAAGAGAGTCAAAAAGTAGCAAGTCAGTTTTGTGAATTTACAAAAGACAATGTTTATCAAATCTTTGGACATAGAAACCGCACAAAATTGCCTATGCAAATAGAAAAAAGAGTATTTTTGTGCGAAGGTAAAGTAGATGATGGGGGACATTTGCGTATAGTAACTTTAGACAAAAAAGGTTTTGAGTGTATAGAACTTAAAAATAAAGTTTATAGAAAGAAATAA